The bacterium genome includes a region encoding these proteins:
- a CDS encoding substrate-binding domain-containing protein, protein MDRNYYPVFLGREDPPFSLSKLKETHVAGVILQNADDEKYHPFVEKLKNASVPYIMVDRYALREDINYVEEYPAHEIYKAAKYLLKLGHRRIVGIGFESKRLCYNNHFYGFEKALLEEKTYDPLLIKKLTGNTEEEMLSVINDLFSGKNPPTAIFLFWSPATANLISALEKHGIKIPEDVSLMAVGHEQYAKNGLKITTVAGSSPIKFGETAANKLMNLIEGKIHPPVNVKLKLKLLEGNSCIRINNKEEKRDVE, encoded by the coding sequence ATGGATAGGAATTATTATCCTGTTTTTCTTGGAAGAGAAGACCCGCCCTTTAGCCTGTCAAAGCTAAAAGAAACACATGTAGCTGGAGTAATTTTACAAAACGCAGATGATGAGAAATATCATCCATTTGTAGAAAAGCTAAAAAATGCGAGTGTTCCATATATCATGGTGGATAGATATGCCCTTCGTGAGGATATTAATTATGTTGAGGAATATCCTGCTCATGAAATATACAAAGCAGCCAAGTATCTTTTAAAGCTGGGGCACAGAAGAATTGTCGGAATAGGGTTTGAATCAAAGCGCCTGTGTTACAATAATCACTTTTATGGATTTGAGAAGGCTCTTCTTGAAGAAAAAACATACGATCCGCTTCTTATAAAGAAATTAACAGGAAATACAGAAGAAGAGATGCTGTCTGTGATAAACGATTTATTTTCAGGCAAAAATCCTCCAACAGCAATATTTCTGTTCTGGTCTCCTGCCACAGCTAATCTCATTTCAGCTCTTGAAAAACATGGAATTAAGATTCCGGAAGATGTCTCTCTAATGGCTGTTGGACATGAACAATACGCAAAGAACGGGCTGAAAATTACAACTGTTGCTGGTAGCTCTCCTATTAAATTCGGAGAAACTGCGGCTAATAAATTAATGAATTTGATAGAAGGGAAAATTCATCCGCCAGTAAACGTTAAATTAAAATTAAAATTACTTGAGGGTAACTCATGTATAAGAATTAATAATAAAGAGGAGAAAAGAGATGTTGAGTAA